One Candidatus Parcubacteria bacterium DNA segment encodes these proteins:
- a CDS encoding glutathione S-transferase N-terminal domain-containing protein gives MDKKNVKLYTTDNCSFCFTLREFLKESNVEFEEISISHDEKKRDELLKRLDEKGIWGSVPILDISGELIIGFEREKICNLLNIKE, from the coding sequence ATGGATAAAAAAAATGTAAAACTTTATACTACTGATAATTGCTCTTTTTGTTTTACTTTAAGAGAGTTTTTAAAAGAGAGTAATGTAGAATTTGAAGAAATTAGCATATCCCATGATGAGAAAAAAAGGGATGAGTTATTGAAAAGGCTGGACGAGAAAGGAATATGGGGTTCTGTACCTATTTTAGATATTAGCGGAGAATTAATTATAGGTTTTGAGAGAGAAAAAATTTGTAATTTGTTAAATATAAAAGAATAA
- a CDS encoding triose-phosphate isomerase, whose product MKTFVIANWKMNPSTLTKAKLLFEAVDKELRNIKKAEVVICPPFVYLPDVQNVKSNIKLGAQDCFWEDKGSFTGEVSLPMLKSFGCKYAIIGHSERRQFLNETDRMVNKKIKAALIKNMRPIFCFGESKKDKGQGKTQTVLKKQLENGLKKISKSDVKKIIFAYEPLWAIGSNRPCSPDEANVIRFFVKKVIAQKYFRSVANEIKILYGGSVNNSNVKSFIKQGGFNGVLVGGASLKPKEFIKLVKNI is encoded by the coding sequence ATGAAAACTTTTGTAATCGCTAATTGGAAGATGAACCCGAGTACCTTAACTAAAGCTAAGCTCCTTTTTGAAGCTGTTGATAAAGAATTGAGAAATATAAAAAAGGCAGAAGTGGTTATATGTCCGCCGTTTGTTTATTTACCTGATGTCCAAAATGTAAAATCTAATATAAAACTTGGTGCGCAGGATTGTTTTTGGGAGGATAAAGGTTCTTTCACTGGAGAAGTTTCTCTTCCAATGCTGAAAAGCTTTGGCTGTAAATATGCTATTATTGGACATTCTGAACGCAGGCAGTTTTTAAATGAAACAGACAGGATGGTAAATAAAAAAATAAAAGCAGCTTTAATTAAAAATATGAGGCCTATTTTTTGTTTTGGAGAAAGCAAGAAAGATAAAGGACAAGGAAAAACTCAAACTGTTTTGAAAAAACAATTAGAAAATGGTTTAAAAAAAATAAGCAAAAGCGATGTTAAAAAAATTATTTTTGCTTATGAACCTTTATGGGCTATTGGAAGCAACAGGCCATGTTCTCCAGATGAAGCTAATGTTATAAGGTTCTTTGTAAAGAAAGTTATTGCGCAAAAATATTTTCGTTCAGTTGCTAATGAGATTAAAATTCTTTATGGCGGCAGTGTAAATAATTCAAATGTTAAAAGTTTCATTAAGCAAGGCGGTTTTAACGGGGTTTTGGTTGGCGGTGCTTCATTAAAACCTAAAGAATTTATCAAATTAGTAAAAAATATTTGA
- a CDS encoding UTP--glucose-1-phosphate uridylyltransferase has translation MIKKAVIPIAGLGTRFLPLSKASPKELLPLVDKPVIQYIIEEVKKSGISDIVFVIRPKGKEVFNYFQKSPKLEKILKERKKENFLEEVKKLTEISKNISFSWVVQKEPLGDGHAILQAKKLLNKDPFTVLFPDDIIDSKIPCVAQIEQVFKTCQKPVIALKKMPKEKLHRYGVVKVEKIANRIYKIKKIVEKPGPDEAPSDLVVVGRYIHTPEVLQYLEKAKPGKKGEIYMSEVLETMINDGKIIYGYEFEGEWLECGNKLDWLKSNFYLSLKHPQFGPELKKYIREIA, from the coding sequence ATGATTAAAAAAGCTGTTATTCCAATTGCTGGTTTAGGAACAAGATTTCTGCCTTTATCTAAGGCCTCGCCTAAAGAGCTTTTGCCTTTAGTTGATAAACCAGTAATCCAATATATTATTGAAGAAGTTAAAAAGTCAGGTATAAGTGATATTGTTTTTGTTATCAGGCCAAAAGGAAAAGAGGTTTTTAATTATTTCCAAAAATCTCCAAAGCTGGAAAAAATATTAAAAGAAAGAAAGAAAGAAAATTTTTTAGAAGAAGTTAAAAAGCTTACAGAGATTTCTAAAAACATTTCTTTTTCTTGGGTAGTCCAAAAAGAACCATTAGGCGATGGCCATGCTATATTACAAGCAAAGAAATTATTAAACAAAGATCCTTTTACGGTTTTATTTCCCGATGATATTATTGATTCAAAAATACCATGTGTCGCCCAAATTGAACAGGTTTTTAAAACCTGCCAAAAGCCTGTCATTGCTTTAAAAAAAATGCCTAAGGAAAAACTCCATCGTTACGGTGTAGTAAAAGTAGAAAAAATTGCTAATCGCATTTACAAAATTAAAAAGATTGTTGAAAAACCAGGTCCAGATGAGGCACCTTCTGACTTAGTCGTAGTTGGAAGATATATTCATACCCCAGAAGTTCTTCAGTATTTAGAAAAAGCCAAACCTGGCAAGAAAGGTGAAATATATATGTCTGAAGTTTTAGAAACAATGATAAATGATGGGAAAATAATATATGGTTATGAGTTTGAAGGTGAATGGTTAGAATGCGGAAATAAATTAGATTGGTTGAAATCAAATTTTTATCTTTCTTTAAAACATCCTCAGTTTGGTCCAGAATTAAAAAAATATATAAGAGAAATAGCGTAA
- the acs gene encoding acetate--CoA ligase: MFKKGDLYYPSKEIKNRAWLSDKKIYKEAEKNPIKFWENLAKEIFWFKKWKKAFVHKPPYSQWFVNGKINITSNIFEKNNLGWEKIKNKPAIIWEPEPIDEKPRILTYNELSGEVNKFANALEKLGVKKGDRVGIYLPMIPEVIISMLACARIGAIHAVVFSAFSPNALKIRLQDTGAKILITSDGYYRRGKIIDLKKNVDQGIQETKVKKVIVVERAKNKVDWKKGRDFWWQDLVEKESFQCEPRVMDSEDTLFILYTSGSTGKPKGTVHACGGYTVQAKYTGKWIFDLHDNDIMWCTADVGWVTGHTYGVYSPLLNGVPTLIYEGSPDWPNLDRWAQIIEKHKVTIFYTAPTAIRMFKKYGTQFIKKYKFDTLRILGSVGEPIDESSWKWYFNQIGKGKCPILDTWWQTETGGILISSLPGIGPFKPCFTGLPLPGLKFDILDDKGKSLSSNKKGSLVLLSPFTPGLLRGIYKNPKRYLKTYWSQYSKKIYFTSDAAYKDKNGLIRIVGRMDDVIKVAGHRLSTGELEDAISRIPDISECAIIGIPDEIKGEALLSFVVLRKEKPLKQVQEEIKRQIRKEIGPIASIKNVYLVKDLPKTRSGKIMRRILKRLFTKEELGDLSTLANPESVKEIKKVINKK; this comes from the coding sequence ATGTTTAAGAAAGGGGATTTGTATTATCCTTCAAAGGAAATTAAGAATAGGGCTTGGTTGAGCGACAAAAAGATTTACAAAGAGGCAGAGAAAAACCCGATTAAATTTTGGGAGAATTTGGCTAAGGAAATTTTTTGGTTTAAGAAATGGAAGAAAGCATTTGTTCACAAGCCGCCGTATTCTCAATGGTTTGTCAACGGCAAAATAAATATTACATCAAATATCTTTGAAAAAAATAATTTGGGTTGGGAGAAAATTAAAAATAAGCCAGCCATTATTTGGGAGCCAGAGCCGATTGATGAGAAGCCGAGAATTTTAACTTATAATGAGCTTTCTGGAGAGGTTAACAAATTCGCTAATGCTTTGGAAAAATTGGGAGTAAAAAAAGGGGATAGAGTAGGAATTTATTTGCCAATGATTCCGGAAGTGATAATATCAATGCTCGCTTGCGCTCGCATTGGCGCTATTCACGCAGTTGTTTTTTCTGCTTTTTCTCCTAATGCTTTAAAAATTCGGCTGCAGGATACAGGAGCAAAGATTTTAATTACATCTGATGGATATTATAGAAGAGGGAAAATAATTGATTTAAAGAAAAACGTTGATCAAGGAATTCAAGAAACAAAAGTGAAAAAAGTTATTGTAGTAGAACGAGCTAAAAATAAAGTTGATTGGAAAAAGGGCAGGGATTTCTGGTGGCAGGATTTGGTTGAGAAAGAATCTTTTCAATGCGAGCCAAGAGTAATGGACTCGGAAGACACTTTATTTATACTTTATACTAGCGGAAGCACTGGCAAGCCAAAAGGAACGGTTCATGCTTGCGGCGGTTATACTGTTCAGGCAAAATACACAGGTAAATGGATATTTGATTTGCATGATAATGATATAATGTGGTGCACTGCTGATGTTGGTTGGGTAACAGGTCACACATACGGTGTTTATTCGCCATTATTAAACGGTGTACCTACTCTAATTTATGAAGGCTCACCTGATTGGCCTAATCTAGATCGTTGGGCACAAATTATTGAAAAACATAAAGTAACTATTTTCTATACTGCTCCTACTGCTATTAGAATGTTTAAAAAATACGGCACTCAATTTATTAAAAAGTATAAATTTGATACTCTAAGAATTTTAGGTTCAGTAGGCGAGCCAATTGATGAATCATCTTGGAAATGGTATTTTAATCAGATAGGCAAAGGGAAATGTCCTATTCTTGATACTTGGTGGCAGACAGAGACAGGCGGTATTCTAATAAGTTCTTTGCCGGGTATAGGTCCTTTTAAACCTTGTTTTACCGGCTTGCCATTACCTGGTTTGAAATTTGATATCTTAGATGATAAGGGAAAATCCCTGTCTTCCAATAAAAAAGGTTCATTAGTTCTTTTGTCCCCTTTTACTCCTGGACTTTTGCGAGGGATTTATAAAAATCCAAAAAGGTATTTAAAAACTTACTGGAGCCAGTATAGTAAAAAGATTTATTTTACCAGCGATGCCGCTTATAAAGATAAAAACGGTTTAATCAGAATTGTTGGCAGAATGGATGATGTGATAAAAGTGGCTGGTCATCGTTTATCTACTGGTGAGTTAGAAGATGCTATTTCCAGAATTCCAGACATTTCTGAATGTGCCATAATCGGTATTCCTGATGAGATAAAAGGTGAAGCGCTTTTATCTTTTGTAGTTTTAAGAAAAGAAAAACCTTTAAAGCAAGTTCAGGAGGAGATAAAAAGGCAGATAAGAAAAGAAATTGGACCCATTGCTTCAATTAAAAATGTATATTTAGTTAAAGATTTGCCAAAAACGCGCTCTGGAAAAATTATGCGTCGAATTTTAAAACGATTATTCACCAAAGAAGAATTAGGCGATCTTTCTACTTTAGCTAATCCTGAAAGCGTTAAAGAAATTAAAAAAGTCATTAATAAAAAATGA
- a CDS encoding ROK family protein, producing MNLMYSIGIDIGATNTKFVLSNKLKVVKKEKISTPKNKEKLIKVLEQNIENLISNIPQSKIKCIGIGVPGPLNKKRDFILNPPNLKYLSNCPLAEIIEKDLNIKTVMENDVNCFVLAEITLGSAKGAEIVAGITLGTGVGGGIIWKNKFVKGTFGSAGEFGFMTIKFDEKKHIGFLEDYCSEKFFKRKKVFSKELEEKAKKGDKQALKIFQEYGKYLGIGISNIINILDPEVIVIGGGISKANKFFMKSVKKEIQKRVLSPLSKKFVKIKISKLKDFSGAIGAALLVEDG from the coding sequence ATGAATTTAATGTATAGCATTGGTATTGACATCGGCGCAACCAATACAAAGTTTGTTTTGTCAAATAAACTTAAAGTTGTAAAAAAAGAAAAGATTTCTACTCCAAAAAACAAGGAAAAGCTCATTAAGGTTTTAGAGCAAAATATAGAAAATTTAATATCTAATATACCTCAATCAAAAATTAAATGTATTGGCATTGGAGTTCCTGGTCCCTTAAATAAAAAAAGGGATTTTATTTTAAATCCGCCTAATTTAAAATATCTTTCTAATTGTCCTTTGGCTGAAATTATTGAGAAAGATTTGAACATTAAAACCGTGATGGAAAACGATGTGAATTGTTTTGTTTTAGCCGAAATAACATTAGGTTCGGCAAAAGGAGCAGAAATTGTTGCCGGTATTACTTTAGGAACAGGTGTAGGCGGTGGTATTATATGGAAAAATAAATTTGTTAAAGGTACATTTGGTTCTGCTGGAGAGTTTGGCTTTATGACAATTAAATTTGACGAAAAAAAACATATTGGTTTTTTAGAGGATTATTGTTCAGAGAAATTTTTTAAAAGAAAAAAAGTTTTTTCAAAAGAATTAGAAGAAAAAGCAAAAAAAGGGGATAAACAGGCATTAAAAATTTTTCAAGAATACGGAAAATACTTAGGAATTGGTATTTCTAACATTATTAATATTTTAGACCCGGAAGTCATTGTAATTGGAGGAGGAATTTCCAAAGCCAATAAATTCTTTATGAAATCAGTAAAAAAAGAAATTCAAAAAAGGGTCCTATCGCCTTTGTCTAAAAAATTTGTTAAGATAAAAATATCTAAACTTAAAGATTTTAGCGGAGCAATCGGTGCTGCTCTGCTTGTAGAAGATGGATAA
- the apgM gene encoding 2,3-bisphosphoglycerate-independent phosphoglycerate mutase, whose product MKKILLIIIDGLGDKPIPQLNNKTPLESAETLNMDLMAKKGICGLVETFRFPKEKVPTSEGAHIALFGYQDYFLGRGPYEAAGIGMELKKGDVALRVNFGTVDENLKIIDRRAGRIEKTQGLVKALQEIKIDGIRFIIKKSYGHRAVLVLRGKGLSKKISDNDPHKKGVRVKNIIPLDKSKEAKFTADVLNKYLEKTNQILEKHGLNKKRKLPANYLLVRGAGMMEKIPSFKKRYNLKAACIAGGALYKGVAKILGMDLIKVRRATGFASTNLKGKILASKSALKKYNFIFLHIKATDTFSHDGDFQGKKKFIEKIDKEIKTLFELKNILIVITADHSTCCSNKDHCIEPVPILIFGNGKDNVRQFSENACEKGRIGRIKQVNLMKYLTMISKKV is encoded by the coding sequence ATGAAAAAAATTCTTTTAATTATCATTGATGGTTTGGGAGACAAACCTATTCCTCAGTTAAATAATAAAACACCCTTAGAATCTGCTGAGACGCTCAACATGGATTTAATGGCTAAAAAAGGTATTTGCGGTTTGGTAGAAACATTTAGATTCCCTAAAGAGAAAGTGCCTACATCAGAAGGCGCGCATATTGCTTTATTTGGCTATCAAGATTATTTTTTAGGACGAGGCCCTTATGAGGCAGCTGGTATTGGAATGGAATTAAAGAAAGGAGATGTGGCTTTAAGGGTTAATTTTGGGACTGTTGATGAAAACTTAAAAATTATTGACAGGCGGGCAGGAAGAATAGAAAAAACCCAGGGATTAGTCAAAGCATTACAGGAAATAAAAATAGACGGCATTAGATTTATAATCAAAAAATCCTATGGCCATAGGGCTGTTTTAGTTTTAAGAGGCAAGGGATTGTCAAAGAAAATAAGTGATAATGATCCTCACAAAAAAGGAGTAAGAGTAAAAAATATTATTCCTTTAGACAAGTCAAAAGAGGCAAAATTTACAGCCGATGTTTTAAATAAATATTTAGAAAAGACCAATCAGATTTTAGAAAAACATGGATTAAATAAAAAAAGAAAACTGCCAGCTAATTATCTTTTAGTCAGGGGAGCAGGGATGATGGAAAAAATACCCAGTTTTAAAAAGAGATATAATTTAAAAGCAGCTTGTATTGCTGGAGGCGCGCTTTATAAGGGAGTGGCAAAAATTTTAGGAATGGATTTAATCAAAGTAAGGAGAGCTACTGGTTTTGCTAGCACCAATCTTAAGGGAAAAATTTTGGCATCTAAAAGCGCTCTGAAAAAATATAATTTTATTTTCTTACATATAAAAGCCACTGATACTTTTTCTCATGATGGTGATTTTCAAGGCAAAAAGAAATTTATTGAGAAAATCGACAAAGAAATTAAAACTTTATTTGAGCTGAAAAATATTTTAATTGTTATTACTGCTGACCATTCAACCTGTTGCTCTAACAAAGACCATTGTATTGAGCCGGTACCCATTTTGATTTTTGGCAATGGCAAAGACAATGTAAGACAATTTTCTGAAAATGCTTGTGAAAAAGGAAGAATAGGTAGAATAAAACAGGTTAATTTAATGAAATATTTGACAATGATTTCAAAGAAAGTATAA
- the eno gene encoding phosphopyruvate hydratase, with product MNTHTIKSIKAREILDSRGIPTIEVELITDIGSFFASVPSGTSTGKNEAKELRDGGKRYNGKGVLKAVENVEKIIEPALKDKDVVKQKEIDELMIKLDGTEDKSRLGANAVLGVSIAVCRAGSAANNVQLYKYISQLIEDSSRCSLPKPCFLMIEGGAHAGNELDFQEFMIQPNEHSFSENLQTGTEIYHTLKEILEKEYGKQSINVGMEGGFTPALKFPEQALESIVRAIEKAGYKDKVGIILDCAASQFFKDKKYQTQMGVFVKDGFLRYYSDLISKYPITGLEDPFSEDDWQGFRQITKQSENGSRTVIIGDDLLVTNIKKVKKAVEEKACNGMIVKPNQIGTVSETLEVVRHAKENHFKIFVKHRSGETKDDFIADLAVGVGADGIMAGAPARSERLAKYNRLLKIEKEL from the coding sequence ATGAATACTCATACAATAAAATCAATCAAGGCAAGGGAGATATTGGATTCAAGGGGAATTCCTACTATAGAAGTAGAGCTGATAACTGATATTGGCTCTTTTTTTGCTTCTGTTCCTTCCGGCACTTCCACTGGCAAAAACGAAGCAAAAGAATTAAGAGATGGGGGAAAAAGATATAATGGCAAAGGAGTATTAAAAGCAGTAGAAAATGTAGAAAAGATTATTGAGCCTGCGTTAAAAGATAAAGATGTTGTTAAACAAAAAGAGATTGATGAATTGATGATTAAATTAGACGGGACAGAAGATAAGTCAAGATTAGGCGCTAATGCTGTTTTAGGAGTAAGTATTGCTGTTTGCCGGGCCGGCTCTGCGGCAAATAATGTACAATTATACAAATACATTTCTCAACTCATCGAGGATAGTTCTCGATGCTCGTTGCCAAAGCCGTGTTTTTTGATGATTGAAGGAGGAGCACATGCTGGTAATGAATTGGACTTTCAAGAGTTTATGATTCAGCCAAATGAACATAGTTTTTCAGAAAACTTGCAAACAGGAACAGAAATTTATCATACGCTTAAAGAGATTTTGGAAAAAGAATATGGAAAACAATCTATTAATGTTGGAATGGAAGGCGGTTTTACACCAGCTTTAAAGTTTCCAGAACAGGCATTGGAATCAATAGTTAGGGCAATAGAAAAAGCAGGATATAAAGATAAAGTTGGAATTATTTTGGACTGCGCTGCTTCACAGTTTTTCAAAGATAAAAAATACCAAACTCAAATGGGTGTTTTTGTTAAAGATGGTTTCTTGAGATATTATTCAGATTTAATCTCTAAATATCCTATTACAGGATTGGAGGATCCTTTTTCAGAAGATGACTGGCAGGGTTTTAGACAAATCACCAAACAATCCGAGAACGGTTCTCGAACTGTTATTATTGGCGATGATTTGTTAGTTACCAACATTAAAAAAGTAAAGAAAGCAGTTGAAGAAAAGGCTTGCAATGGGATGATTGTTAAGCCAAACCAAATCGGAACTGTTTCTGAAACTTTAGAAGTGGTAAGGCATGCTAAAGAAAATCATTTTAAGATTTTTGTTAAACATCGGTCCGGAGAAACAAAAGATGATTTTATTGCTGACTTAGCTGTGGGTGTTGGCGCAGACGGAATAATGGCTGGAGCTCCGGCTCGCAGTGAGCGATTAGCAAAATACAATCGGTTGCTAAAAATTGAAAAAGAGTTATGA
- a CDS encoding thioredoxin family protein, translating to MNDFFKGTNKNLIALAIAVIGILVIASVAYTNGFFENNQNQNENVLSADEVSEKVINFINENLLEGGIIASLIDISEESNLYKIKLKIGEEEFDSYISKDGKLLFPQVIDMEENLSQGENQEEKLTIGNFSVSENEICKENEKPIVYFFSSKGCPHCTWEHPIIEKVAKNFDGHIAFHNNMDSDADMGVFQQYSSGGVPTLVIGCKYYRVGSGESMGEEGESNILTALICKLTQNQPAHICEEVQDLINQVK from the coding sequence ATGAACGATTTTTTTAAAGGAACAAACAAAAATTTAATAGCCTTAGCAATAGCTGTTATAGGGATTTTAGTAATTGCTTCAGTGGCTTACACCAATGGATTTTTTGAAAATAACCAAAATCAGAACGAGAACGTTTTATCTGCTGATGAGGTTTCAGAAAAAGTTATAAATTTTATTAATGAAAATCTTTTAGAAGGGGGAATAATTGCTTCTTTAATAGATATTAGCGAGGAAAGCAATTTATACAAGATTAAATTAAAAATAGGCGAAGAAGAATTTGATTCTTATATTTCCAAAGATGGAAAGCTTTTATTCCCGCAAGTGATTGATATGGAAGAAAATCTTTCTCAAGGAGAAAATCAGGAAGAAAAATTAACAATTGGGAACTTTTCAGTTAGTGAAAACGAAATTTGTAAGGAGAACGAAAAACCGATTGTATATTTTTTTAGTTCTAAAGGTTGTCCGCATTGTACTTGGGAACATCCTATTATAGAAAAAGTAGCAAAGAATTTTGATGGTCATATTGCATTTCATAATAATATGGATTCAGATGCAGATATGGGTGTATTCCAACAATACAGCTCAGGAGGTGTGCCAACATTGGTCATAGGATGCAAATATTATAGAGTTGGTTCTGGAGAAAGCATGGGTGAAGAAGGGGAGTCTAATATTCTAACAGCTTTAATTTGTAAATTAACGCAAAATCAACCTGCTCATATTTGTGAGGAGGTCCAAGATTTAATTAATCAAGTTAAATGA
- a CDS encoding cell division FtsZ family protein: MVKKKKNKRILKKKKRIIKIIKKKPVRKQKALKKTKKRVIKVKPKKIKKKRQKKIKSVIPENAYQTKIKVIGIGGGGGSIISEIASQLKKASFTAANTDTQALKRISKKCRRFSFGRSLTGGLGCGMNPDLGRKAAQQAADDIKKILDGADLCILVSSLGGGTGSGASPVFTQVSQELKNITFGIFTLPFKFEGEKKLKIALNSLEKMKPNLNAFTVIPNEKIFKIIDKKTPLKQSLSALNKILEQGLEGLIEMIFLPGLINIDWADLKVILEGRGKLCYLNSVEARSDEEPEEIVMRLIQNPLSEYNPEKADKILYNITSDKDLKMDTVQQISKAITGINKRAKIIFGISQHPNYKKKIRITLLATSDEKKELKIKKKQNQKVKIVSEPEEKPAASKKAPASPRRRRGESLAPPGRKPEKKLKKKQKPKVAKIILEKPKEKIFKLKKKKPKKKKAVQRKVKKAKKKKPPAKRKIKKQEKTRKNALQLKREAEEAEKELLEEEKKWDIPAFLRKNTGNNQ, encoded by the coding sequence ATGGTAAAGAAGAAGAAAAACAAAAGAATTTTAAAGAAAAAGAAAAGGATTATAAAGATTATAAAGAAAAAACCAGTAAGAAAGCAAAAAGCTCTTAAAAAAACAAAAAAGAGAGTGATTAAGGTTAAACCTAAAAAAATAAAAAAGAAAAGACAAAAAAAGATTAAATCAGTAATTCCTGAAAATGCTTATCAGACCAAAATAAAAGTAATTGGTATTGGAGGAGGAGGCGGCTCTATTATTTCAGAAATTGCTTCACAATTAAAAAAAGCAAGTTTTACAGCAGCAAATACAGATACTCAAGCGCTTAAAAGGATAAGCAAAAAATGCAGACGTTTTTCTTTTGGCAGAAGCTTGACAGGAGGTTTAGGATGCGGAATGAATCCTGATTTAGGAAGAAAAGCCGCGCAACAGGCAGCAGATGACATAAAAAAGATTTTAGATGGAGCAGATCTTTGTATTTTAGTTTCATCTTTAGGAGGCGGAACTGGTTCTGGCGCTTCTCCTGTTTTTACTCAAGTTTCCCAAGAGCTTAAAAATATTACTTTTGGGATTTTTACTTTGCCTTTTAAATTTGAAGGCGAAAAGAAATTAAAAATTGCTTTAAATTCCTTAGAGAAAATGAAGCCGAATTTAAATGCTTTTACTGTGATTCCGAATGAAAAGATTTTTAAAATTATTGATAAAAAAACGCCTTTAAAACAATCTCTTTCTGCCTTAAACAAGATTTTAGAACAAGGATTAGAGGGTTTGATTGAGATGATTTTTTTGCCAGGCCTGATTAATATTGATTGGGCTGATTTAAAGGTAATTTTAGAAGGCAGGGGCAAACTATGTTATTTAAACAGTGTTGAGGCCAGAAGCGATGAAGAGCCGGAAGAAATAGTAATGAGGCTTATCCAAAACCCTTTAAGCGAATATAATCCTGAAAAGGCAGATAAGATTTTATACAATATAACTTCTGATAAGGATTTGAAAATGGATACAGTCCAGCAAATCAGCAAAGCTATTACTGGAATTAATAAGAGAGCGAAAATAATTTTTGGCATTTCCCAGCATCCTAATTATAAAAAGAAAATAAGAATAACTTTATTAGCCACTAGCGATGAAAAAAAAGAGCTAAAGATTAAAAAGAAACAAAACCAAAAAGTAAAAATAGTATCAGAACCGGAAGAAAAACCAGCCGCCTCTAAAAAGGCGCCCGCTTCACCTCGGCGAAGACGAGGCGAGAGCCTAGCCCCTCCGGGGAGGAAACCAGAAAAAAAACTAAAGAAAAAACAAAAGCCAAAAGTAGCTAAGATCATTTTAGAAAAACCAAAAGAAAAAATTTTCAAATTAAAGAAGAAAAAACCAAAAAAGAAAAAAGCAGTACAAAGAAAGGTTAAAAAAGCAAAGAAAAAGAAACCGCCTGCTAAAAGAAAGATAAAAAAACAGGAGAAAACGAGAAAAAATGCTTTGCAATTAAAAAGAGAAGCAGAGGAAGCTGAAAAAGAGCTCTTAGAGGAAGAAAAAAAATGGGACATCCCTGCTTTTCTTAGAAAAAACACAGGCAATAATCAATAG
- the gap gene encoding type I glyceraldehyde-3-phosphate dehydrogenase — MTKIAINGFGRIGRATFKRILEKHPDLKVEAINDLTDTKTLAHLLKYDSVYGIYRKTVRAKEKALIINGQEIKIFAEKEPNNLPWKKLGIDIVLECTGVFRDYEGGKKHIEAGAKKVIISAPSKTPEKVPSYILGVNEEKYNPEKDEIMDMGSCTTNCLAPVVKVLHDNFKIVKGFMTTVHSYTTDQKLLDLPHKDLRRARAAAINIVPTTTGATKAIGKVIPEVEGKLDGLAIRVPTPTVSIVDLICELEKKTTKKEVNSCFKKAAQSKAMKGILDIEQEPLVSSDYIANPFSSIVDSDLTMVKDNLVKVISWYDNEYGYSCRMAEFAEFIGRKF, encoded by the coding sequence ATGACAAAAATTGCAATAAATGGTTTTGGCCGGATAGGCCGCGCAACTTTTAAAAGGATTTTGGAGAAACATCCTGATTTAAAAGTAGAAGCGATTAATGATCTAACAGATACAAAGACCTTGGCTCATCTTTTAAAATATGATTCTGTTTACGGTATTTATAGAAAAACAGTGAGAGCCAAAGAGAAAGCGCTTATAATCAATGGACAAGAAATAAAGATCTTTGCCGAAAAAGAACCAAATAATCTTCCTTGGAAAAAGCTGGGCATAGATATTGTTTTAGAATGTACTGGTGTTTTTAGGGACTATGAAGGAGGTAAAAAGCATATTGAAGCCGGAGCTAAAAAAGTAATTATTTCTGCTCCGTCTAAAACGCCGGAAAAAGTTCCTTCCTATATATTAGGCGTAAATGAAGAAAAATATAATCCAGAAAAAGATGAAATAATGGATATGGGTTCCTGCACCACTAATTGTTTAGCGCCAGTAGTCAAGGTTCTTCATGACAATTTTAAGATTGTCAAAGGTTTTATGACCACTGTTCACAGCTATACTACTGACCAAAAACTTTTAGATTTGCCTCATAAAGATTTGCGCAGGGCAAGAGCAGCTGCTATTAATATTGTTCCTACCACTACTGGAGCTACTAAAGCTATTGGTAAAGTGATACCAGAAGTTGAGGGAAAGTTGGATGGTTTGGCAATAAGAGTACCAACGCCAACAGTTTCTATTGTTGATTTAATTTGCGAATTAGAAAAGAAAACAACAAAGAAAGAAGTTAATTCCTGCTTTAAAAAGGCGGCTCAAAGCAAGGCAATGAAAGGCATTTTAGATATAGAACAAGAGCCATTGGTTTCTTCTGACTATATTGCTAATCCTTTTTCTTCCATTGTTGATTCTGATTTGACAATGGTTAAGGACAACTTGGTTAAAGTTATTTCTTGGTATGACAACGAATACGGCTATTCCTGCAGAATGGCAGAATTCGCAGAATTTATCGGCAGGAAGTTCTAA